The following DNA comes from Legionella sp. PATHC032.
GCTGACAACTGCCTCAGGCAAATTCTTTATGATCAAATCATGATAGGCTCTGGAAGCAATGGTTGTTTCTGTAGCCAGAACAGCAATACGATGATTTCTTGTAGCGGACACAGCGGCAGCTGCACCGGGTGCCACCACCCCCAGAACAGGAATATCAGTTAACATGCTCTGCAAATGAGGCAAGGCAGCCGTCGTTGCAGTATTACAGGCAATGACTAAAGCTTTTATGCGGCGTTCAACCAGAATTTTTGCCATTTGCATAGCATATTGTTTGACTGTGTCAGGGCTTTTAGTACCATAAGGTAAACGGGCCGTATCTCCCAAATAAACAAAGGACTCGTGGGGTAATTTATCACGCAGAGCCCTTAAAACCGTAAGCCCCCCCATGCCTGAATCAAATACACCAATGGCCAATTCCTTATTAGAGTTCAATTGATTACTCCTTCTTGTCATTTATTTCTTGGCCCTGTCATTTGGCAAAATAGCTTCGTTCTACCAAAAATGAGAACCAGAGTCATTATTATTTACTTACGCATCCCTGTGCTTGGACTTTCAGGTGCTGGTCCTTCCTGTTCAATGGTTTTTTCGGTTGTTTTATGTACCGGATTCAATTCCTTCTTCATCTTGCTTTGTTTATCAGTGATCTCTTGTACTTTGGAGTCCACTTTTTCTCTTTCTTTTTGAGGACTAAATTTCTCATCAGTCATTTGTTGCATATGTTTTATTTTAGACTGTATTATGTTCTGGGTCTCAGTTAATCCTGTGTTAGTAAATACTTGACTATATAATGAATTGCTACTAAATCCCCACAACCGTCCTTTCACATTATCTGGATGGAATACCGCAGAATTCACCTCAATCGCGTCACGGCTAAACTTGAATTTTGGATTTTTTTCACCAAGTATCACCAGGGCAGTGTACAAATATTCCAGTTCTTCGGGATTAGATCCGCGTAATCGTATCGGTTTATCCTTGGTTGGCGGACTATCCAGACTCGCTAAAATATCAGCCGCCATTGCCATGGAGAAATTAACTTTAGCGTCTACCAGAGGATCTCCACTTGGAGGGTTTGGAGGTGGAACTTGGGTTGGGAATTGTAAAATCTCAAATTTACTTCCGGGAACCTTGCTTATTTCTCCTTTTTTGCTCGTTACTTGATCAGGAACGTTGTTATCCTGAGTATACCGTCCTATCGTTTCCACAGGAGAACCGGATTTCGGTGCCGTTTTATGAGACACATCAACGACAACAATCTGCCCTTCCGGTATTTTTTCACCAACAAGAAATTCTTGTATCTTTCCCGTAGAGCCCGTTGTAACAGTTGTACTCGATCTCAAGGAAGGGTTAGGAACATTAGGTAATGGCGGGATCTGATCTCGTGAAACAGGTGGATGGCGTTTGACACCCTCAGAGTGATAGTAGTAATGCATCTTTCCTTTGGCTGCGACATCCACTTCTTTTACAATAGCCTCTAATTTTCCCTGTATTTTTTTATAAAAATCCAAATCCTCGCGCACCGCATTCAATTCCGCTTCCAAATCAGTACGCAACTTTTTGATTTCCGCTTTTTGTTCCAGGGTCAAGCCAGCAGCCTTAAATTCACCTTCTTTAGGCAAGCTTTTCAAATGGCCTTCGAGAGCGATCACCTGACGTCGTAATTGATCAACAACCAATCCACAATCCCTAGACAAACCTTCGTATCTTTCTTTCATTTGGGCAGCTTTCGCTCTGGCGGTACCCTGAAAGGTTGGATTGTATAAATGAACCGGATCAATATCATTGATAAATTTTAACTTATCCGCATTGGTTCTTATTGGTTCTGTAATTTTTTTAATGGCCTCGAATTCGGTATTCAGATCCTTGATTGCTGTCATCACATTAGCAGGGTTGGTATCTAACAGCTCCTGCCTCCTGATACCATTTTTTATCTCGTTAAATAAAGTTGGAGTGAGTTCTCGCAGCAAATCGTCTTTAAATTTTTTATTTGCCGGATTGGTTGGATTTTTGTCAAATAATCTATCAGCATACTCTTGTGGAGTTTCGCTATCCTTCAGCGGACGTAAAAACCGATTGACTATATCTTTAGAAAAGGTTACGGGTTTCTCTATACTCAATAAGACATCTAATAATTTTTTATTACCTAAGTTTGAGGTACTATTGTATTCAGCATATATATGTTGGTTATGTTGTTGCTGCTTAGCCATCTCATCTTTTCGAGGGGTTGAACTCGAGAAAGCAGTGCCATCATCATTCAAATTAAAAGCATTATAAAAATCTTTTTCATTTACCGGGCCAGATTGAGTTTTAATCGCATCAATCAAGATTTTATAGTCGGCAACCTGAGTATAGGTATTGGGGTTAGAATTGGCGGTGTTTAATGCCCGATTAATAGCAGCGACTTGCTTATCATTTAAAGTGATTTCAGGTTTAAAATTAGCCAAAACTCTGGCTACCTCGGCATTGTGAATGGCTCTAAATCCCTCCAGTCTTTTATTTTCTGTCAAGAGCTCGGTTATCCCAGGTGCATTTTTTCCGAGGTAATGCTCTGCTACATGAGGCTCATAAGCATTCATTAAATGGCGTAATTGCTGGGGCTTAGCCAGAATTTCTCTTTGTTTTTCAACTGGAAGCTGGGTCAATGCGCTCATTAATTTTGAATGAGCCCCGCTGCC
Coding sequences within:
- the murI gene encoding glutamate racemase, which translates into the protein MTRRSNQLNSNKELAIGVFDSGMGGLTVLRALRDKLPHESFVYLGDTARLPYGTKSPDTVKQYAMQMAKILVERRIKALVIACNTATTAALPHLQSMLTDIPVLGVVAPGAAAAVSATRNHRIAVLATETTIASRAYHDLIIKNLPEAVVSSRACSVLVALAEEGMVANSVAREALKHYLDDFSDEDAVLLGCTHFPVFKPLLSSLLPEGVAIVDSAQATAISLYELLQNQNLHNDNFVVAPKINYLVTDSINRFQKVGEIFLGEQLRLSDIELIDAMG
- a CDS encoding interaptin, which encodes MILEEYIRMAKNKEFFDALKQIAKSARSDETLRNELTKVLDDILKTDPSDPEAFRKVIADNQEFWDDYDPSLMEFNEGLFFGPSTEEYLESDDFLDSNDITNSFQKLHQLAAEQRVKFDLMKSDVDTLVAILKNNPDECRAYIASKKPSLGNFTEENVHGWKKDEYTPTIPPVTINKSTDVLPDEAINRIKKEAGELLLIKLINGSENTQLLKDLRDAKNKPEAERAANALGFPTEGNGILFLSSDVMDVLEERVEKLEQEAAKAGFDNYVQSLTHDALLAKKTGLEGIKFSNFRDSLDEPYKTYLPESEWGRAKGVLGARYLQAVLSSGTQNLKDALNAKDAGALIAELKKPALLGPHDYIDKAVTEENLGSLKKSMMRSFINNIKDETNLKAMDALKALDGAKNLDKFKEVLGKLGITPADWVKDSDLKDMKQWARARQFELEINRVSSLGSGAHSKLMSALTQLPVEKQREILAKPQQLRHLMNAYEPHVAEHYLGKNAPGITELLTENKRLEGFRAIHNAEVARVLANFKPEITLNDKQVAAINRALNTANSNPNTYTQVADYKILIDAIKTQSGPVNEKDFYNAFNLNDDGTAFSSSTPRKDEMAKQQQHNQHIYAEYNSTSNLGNKKLLDVLLSIEKPVTFSKDIVNRFLRPLKDSETPQEYADRLFDKNPTNPANKKFKDDLLRELTPTLFNEIKNGIRRQELLDTNPANVMTAIKDLNTEFEAIKKITEPIRTNADKLKFINDIDPVHLYNPTFQGTARAKAAQMKERYEGLSRDCGLVVDQLRRQVIALEGHLKSLPKEGEFKAAGLTLEQKAEIKKLRTDLEAELNAVREDLDFYKKIQGKLEAIVKEVDVAAKGKMHYYYHSEGVKRHPPVSRDQIPPLPNVPNPSLRSSTTVTTGSTGKIQEFLVGEKIPEGQIVVVDVSHKTAPKSGSPVETIGRYTQDNNVPDQVTSKKGEISKVPGSKFEILQFPTQVPPPNPPSGDPLVDAKVNFSMAMAADILASLDSPPTKDKPIRLRGSNPEELEYLYTALVILGEKNPKFKFSRDAIEVNSAVFHPDNVKGRLWGFSSNSLYSQVFTNTGLTETQNIIQSKIKHMQQMTDEKFSPQKEREKVDSKVQEITDKQSKMKKELNPVHKTTEKTIEQEGPAPESPSTGMRK